The following nucleotide sequence is from Barnesiella viscericola DSM 18177.
GTCGTAGGGTCTCACCGTTCCACACCACGATGTCGATGTCGAGGGGAATCTCGCCGCTCAGCTTCGACTGTGGGGTGCGGCCGTGGGCACGCTCCATCGCTTTGAGGGTGTCGTGCAGGGCTTGATATTCGGCCGAAGTGTCAATGCGAACTACCGCGTTGAGGTAGTTGGGGTGACGGGGATTCCCGCAGGGGGCCGTTTCGTATATCGACGAGGCTTCGGCGACGATGCCCATCGCCTGCAACTCGGCAAATGCCTTTTCCATCTGTCCCTGTTTGTCGGGCGAGTTGGAAGCCAGACTGATTAATGCACTGTTCATGATACCTCCTTTAATGAAAGTTGTATGCGCCTGCGTTCCCGGTCTATCCCGATGACCCGTACCCGCACCGGCTGGTGCATGGCTACGACCTCGGCCGGATTGGCAATGTAGCGGTCGGCCATCTGCGAGATGTGCACCAGTCCGTTCTCCTTGATGCCGATGTCGACAAAGCAGCCGAACTGGGTGATGTTGGTCACGATGCCGTTGAGCACCATGCCCTCTTGCAGGTCGTCGAGGCTCTTGATGCGGGAGTCGAACTCCATCATCTCGATGTACCGTCGGGGGTCCCGGCCGGGCTTGTCGAGCTCTTCCATGATGTCGGTGAGGGTGGGCATGCCCACGTCGCCGGCGATATATTTCGTGAGGTCGAGCTGTTTTTTCAACGCTTTGTTCTCGATGAGTTCGCCGATGGTACAACCCAGGTCGGCGGCCATTCGCTCGACGATGGGGTAGCGCTCGGGGTGCACGGCCGAGTTGTCGAGGGGATTGGAGGCATGGGGTATGCGCAGGAATCCGGCCGACTGTTCATAGGCCTTGGCTCCCATGCGGGGCACGTCGAGCAGGTCGCTGCGGCGGGTGAAGTCGCCGTGGGTTTGCCGGTACTCGACGATGTTCTGTGCCAGTTGCGGACCCAGTCCCGAGATGTAGGTGAGCAGGTGTTTGCTGGCGGTGTTGACGTTGACTCCCACCGAATTGACGCAATATTCGACCACCCGGTCGAGCGACTTTTTCAGTTTCGACTGGTCTACGTCGTGCTGGTATTGTCCCACGCCAATCGACTTGGGGTCGATTTTCACCAGCTCGGCCAGCGGGTCGATGAGTCGTCGGCCTATCGACACGGCGCCTCGCACCGTCACGTCCTGGTCGGGGAACTCCTCGCGGGCCACCTTCGAGGCCGAGTAGATGGAGGCTCCGCTCTCGCTTACTACAAATACTTGTATCTTGCGGTCGTAGCGCAGGTTGGTAACAAACTGTTCGGTCTCGCGGCCGGCCGTACCGTTGCCGATGGCGATGGCTTCGATTTTGTAGCTCTCGACCAATTGGGTGAGTTTGCGGGCCGCCCCCGCGCGGTCCTGCCGGGGCGGGTGGGGATAGATGGTCTCGTTGTGCAGCAGGTTTCCCTGGGCATCGAGGCAGACTACCTTGCAGCCGGTGCGGTAACCGGGGTCGATGGCCAGCACACGTTTCTGCCCCAGAGGTGGAGCCAGCAGCAGTTGCCTGACATTCCCGGCGAAGATGGCGATGGCCTCGTCGTCGGCCCGCTCTTTGGACGAGGCGGCAAATTCGCTTTCGATCGAGGGGCGCAGCAGCCGTTTGTAGCTGTCGGCCACGGCCTGTGTCACAAGCCGGGAAGCCTCGCCGTCGCCTTTGACAAAGAGTCGTTGCAGGCGGGGGAGTGTCTGCTCGTCGTCGGGAGTGATGGAGACGCGCAAAATACCCTCGTTCTCGCCGCGGCGCACAGCCAGAATCTTGTGCGAGGCACATCGCCGCAGCGGTTCGCTCCAAGCAAAGTAGTCGCGGTACTTGTCGCCCTCCGCCTCTTTGCCCTTGACCACCTTGGCGGCGATGACGCCGCTCTGTTCAAAGCCGCGGCGCACCGTGTGGCGGGCCCGTTCGTTCTCGGCCACCCACTCGGCGATGATGTCGCAGGCCCCCTTGATGGCGCTCTCGGTGTTGGGCACTTCGGCATTGACGAAGCGGCCGGCACTGGACTCGATGTGGTCGTTGCGTTGCGACATGATAATCTTGGCCAGCGGTTCGAGCCCGTGTTCGCGGGCAATCTCGGCTCGGGTGCGCCGGCGGGGTTTGTAGGGCAGGTATATATCTTCGAGTTCGGTCGCATTCCAGCACGAATCGATGCGCTGGCGTAACTCGTCGGTCAGTTTCCCCTGCTCGCCGATGGTCGAGAGAATCGACTCCTTGCGTTTGGCCAGTTCGCACAACCGGTCGTAAGCCTCTTTGATATTCCCGATCTGTACCTCGTCGAGCGAGCCGGTAGCCTCCTTGCGGTAGCGGCTGATGAAGGGAATGGT
It contains:
- the folK gene encoding 2-amino-4-hydroxy-6-hydroxymethyldihydropteridine diphosphokinase — its product is MNSALISLASNSPDKQGQMEKAFAELQAMGIVAEASSIYETAPCGNPRHPNYLNAVVRIDTSAEYQALHDTLKAMERAHGRTPQSKLSGEIPLDIDIVVWNGETLRPQDYGREYFQIGLNEIESAVKNQHPYPIVTH
- a CDS encoding Tex family protein, encoding MNNPLFYKLISQSLGIAEPQIAKTIELLDGGATIPFISRYRKEATGSLDEVQIGNIKEAYDRLCELAKRKESILSTIGEQGKLTDELRQRIDSCWNATELEDIYLPYKPRRRTRAEIAREHGLEPLAKIIMSQRNDHIESSAGRFVNAEVPNTESAIKGACDIIAEWVAENERARHTVRRGFEQSGVIAAKVVKGKEAEGDKYRDYFAWSEPLRRCASHKILAVRRGENEGILRVSITPDDEQTLPRLQRLFVKGDGEASRLVTQAVADSYKRLLRPSIESEFAASSKERADDEAIAIFAGNVRQLLLAPPLGQKRVLAIDPGYRTGCKVVCLDAQGNLLHNETIYPHPPRQDRAGAARKLTQLVESYKIEAIAIGNGTAGRETEQFVTNLRYDRKIQVFVVSESGASIYSASKVAREEFPDQDVTVRGAVSIGRRLIDPLAELVKIDPKSIGVGQYQHDVDQSKLKKSLDRVVEYCVNSVGVNVNTASKHLLTYISGLGPQLAQNIVEYRQTHGDFTRRSDLLDVPRMGAKAYEQSAGFLRIPHASNPLDNSAVHPERYPIVERMAADLGCTIGELIENKALKKQLDLTKYIAGDVGMPTLTDIMEELDKPGRDPRRYIEMMEFDSRIKSLDDLQEGMVLNGIVTNITQFGCFVDIGIKENGLVHISQMADRYIANPAEVVAMHQPVRVRVIGIDRERRRIQLSLKEVS